The genomic interval CCGTCCAGGCGCGACTGCATCTTGGCGGTGCGCTCCGTCACCGGCGTGACGACGCTTTCCACCGCGGCCACCTTCATATCCTTGATCTCCTGCGCGCCCTGTTTGACCTGGTTCTCCAGATCGACCAGATCCTGCGCTAGAGACGTCAGCTCGGGCGGCAGAGTCGGCACGGAAATAGCCGTCAGGGAATTGACCGTCTCCAGCACGCTGTTGACTGCCAGCGCGCTCTCGCCCAGGCTGCGGGCGGTCTCCAAACCGGCACTCACTGATGGCAGCAGCTGGTCACCGAAGATCCGACTCAGCAGCTCGAGCACGGGAGTGCTCTGGGCCAACGTATCTCCTGCGACCGTGACGGTGTCCTCGATCAGAGCGACAGCCCCGGATGCCGCGTCCAGGCGCGCAGTCAGCCGCTCGAGCCCATCGCCGATGCCGCCCACGACGGCCTCCAAACCGCTGACTGTCTTCACCAATGCCTGCGTCACCGGGCCATTTGCCCGCCACACCCCGACGATGCCGGCAGCAGCCGCCAGGATGCCCACGACGCACAATACAATCACCACGATCGCCAGAACCCGCTTGAATGTTCGCATGTGATCCATCCTCATTTCGGCCGGGACCGAATCGGCCCGGCTCGTGATTGTCCGCGATGCGCAGGTCGGGACGCAAGCCCATCCCGGCCACAGCCCGCGGCAGTTACACTACAGAAACCACCGTCCCAGCAGTGACCCGGATCAAATCTTCGGGAGTCAACTCGAAGACCGAGTTGGGCGTTCCGGCTGCTGCCCAGATCTGGTCATACCCCAAGAAGTCCTCGTCAACGAACGTCTCGATCGGGTGGGCGTGTCCGACAGGTGGAACGCCACCGATAGGGAACCCAGTGGCCTGGCGCACAAAGGCCGCGTCAGGTTTTTCCACCGGCTCGGAAACCAGGGTTGCCAGCCGGGTCTCGTTTACCCGATTGGCGCCGCTGGTGATCACCAGGTACGGTCTGCCGCTGTCCTTGCCTCGGAAGATCAGGGACTTGGCGATCTGCCCCACCCGGCATCCGACCGCCTGGGCAGCCTCCTGTGCGGTACGCGTACTCGCCGGCAGCTCCTGCACGCGGCAGGTCAGGCCGCCGACACGCAGGGCTTCCTGCACACGTTGGGCATTGGGGCTCAGCGATCTCTCCAACCTATCTTCTCCCTGGCGTCATGCGGGCCTCTCCGCTCTCGGGCCGCAGGGTGCAGGCCCCTCGTGGGCCGGTCCATGCGACAGGCGCTCGACGGCTGGTTCAGACAACCCATGGTTCGGCGATGCGCCGGCAGCCGAACTTCTCCCATCCCACGGTCGTGCGAAGCACAGAGCGGCCTCAGCTCAGGCCCGCCGGGGCCACCCTAGTATAGGCGCCGCCGCTGTCACAAGAAACGACGAATCCCAGGCGCGTATACAGCCGAAGTGCCGGATTCTCCTTCTCGACGCTCAGGCTTACTTGGTCCACGCCTTGCGAGTGGGACTTCGCCAGGAGCGCTGTCACCAGCGCCGTTCCCACACCCCGACCTCGGGCCTGGTGCCGGACCTCTCTATTCGGGGGCTTCGCTGGCGGCGGCCCGATCTCGGACGCATCGCTTCGATCCTGATTGCGGCAGGCGCTCCCGGGAACCTTCCGCCGA from Anaerolineales bacterium carries:
- a CDS encoding YbaK/EbsC family protein; protein product: MERSLSPNAQRVQEALRVGGLTCRVQELPASTRTAQEAAQAVGCRVGQIAKSLIFRGKDSGRPYLVITSGANRVNETRLATLVSEPVEKPDAAFVRQATGFPIGGVPPVGHAHPIETFVDEDFLGYDQIWAAAGTPNSVFELTPEDLIRVTAGTVVSVV
- a CDS encoding GNAT family N-acetyltransferase — encoded protein: MGTALVTALLAKSHSQGVDQVSLSVEKENPALRLYTRLGFVVSCDSGGAYTRVAPAGLS